The Desulfomonilia bacterium genomic interval CTGGCTCCCGTGCGATGTGTGCTGGTAGGCTATGTGCAGACTGCTCTTCGCGCTCCTTATCCAATCCTGTGGTATAGACGACAGCTTCGTGCAGGTATGGTCGATGATGAAATTTGAATTAGTCGGGTTTGCAGTCCACACCGCGTACAGAGTAACATTGGATGTTCCCATCGTTAAGATCTGACCTGCCGTATATAAAGTTCCGCCGCCGTTTGCCAGTGTGTTCCAGCCGGTAAATGCATAGCCTGTCCTTGCCAGATTGCCCGTGTTTCCGAGTATCGTTACACTGGTACCCTGTTCATACCCGGTAGTGTCCACAGGAACACTGCCGCTTGTATTGCCGTTGCCTGCATAGGTTACGGTATAGGTCGGATTTGCAGTCCACTTTGCATACAATGTGACATTTAATGTGCCCATCGTGAAAATCTGCCCCTGTGTATAAGAGGTTCCGGCTCCATTCGCTTGGGTGTTCCAGCCGGTGAATGTGTACCCGGTTCTTGACAGATTACCTGTATTGCCTGGCACCGTGACGTTAGCTCCCGATTCGTAGCCGGTTGTATCAACAGGAACAATGCCGCTGGTATTGCCGTTGCCTGAATAGGTCACGGTAAAGGTCGGATTTGCAGTCCACTTTGCATACAACGTGACATTTGATGTGCCCATCGTGAAAATCTGCCCCTGTGTATAGGAGGTTCCGGCTCCATTCGCTTGGGTGTTCCAGCCGGTGAATGTGTACCCGGTTCTTGACAGATTACCTGTATTGCCGGGTACCGTGACGTTAGCGCCCGATTCGTAGCCGGTTGTATCAACAGGAACGCTGCCGCTTGTATTGCCGTTGCCTGAATAGGTCACGGTATAGGTTGGATTTGCAGTCCACTTTGCGTACAGCGTAACATTGGCAGCGCCCATTATGAAAATCTGCCCCGGAGTATAGGAAGTACCGGATCCGTTAGCCTGCAAACACCACCCAATAAAGGTATAGCCCGTTTTAACAAGATTATTCGTGTTTCCGAGCACCATGACGCTTGCTCCCTGTTCATAACCGGCCTCATCTACCGGGACGTTGCCACCGGTATTACCGTTGCCTGCATAGGTCACGGTATACTTTACAGATTCTGAAGCAGCTGTTACATCGCTGCTGCCGCCGCCGCAACTTGTTGAAAGTGTAAAGATGGTAAGAAACGCTATGGATAATATGATCTTTGAAACCGATGCATTCTTCATTGTACCGCTCCTGTTCATGATGTCAGATGGCTCGATATCCTTTCAACATATTATAACGATATTGCGGCGTCAATGCTATAATAAGAATAATGAGATTTCAATCCATTATTCCAGGTTTTACTTCTCAGCCTTTTAGATATTGTGCGGAAACTGGCTTAATCTTTTCTGACGGATTGACGATACGAATTTTGTAGCATTCTTGAAAGGTAATGAAATCGAAGAGAATTGCTTAGAAATAATTTATACATCCGGGGATAAATCGGAATATTGCAAAAAAGGGAAGGTGTTTCGATTGGGCATAGCATCTGATATCGCAATAATAATAGTTGCCGCTTTGATCGGCGGAATTATCTCACAGAAACTGAAGCAGCCGCTCATACTGGGATACATTTTTGCCGGAATTCTTGTGGGACCCTACACGGGAGGGATCAAGGTATCCGATGTTGAGAGCATTGAACTGCTCTCCGAGATAGGTGTGGCCCTGCTTCTCTTTGCACTGGGCCTGGAGTTTTCATTTAAGGAACTGAAGCCTGTCAGAAAAGTCGCACTTTTCGGTACGCCGCTGCAGATGATCCTTACAATCGCCTACGGATTCGGCATGGCGAAGATAATGGGCTGGGACTATGTATCTTCCCTGTGGGCCGGCGCAGTTCTTTCGCTGTCGAGCACCATGGTGATGCTCAAGACTCTTATGAACAGGGGGTTGTTCGGGACCCTTTCCAGCCGGGTCATGATAGGCATGCTCATAGTCCAGGACCTGGCCGTCATTCCACTGATGATAATCCTGCCGCAGTTAAGTACTGCATCACTTGACTTTTCAGCGATCGGTCTTTCAATATTGAAGGCGCTTCTTTTCCTTGGGTTGATGATAGTTGTCGGGACGAAGCTTATTCCGAAGCTGATGTCATGGATTGTGAAATGGAATTCACGTGAACTTTTCCTTCTTTCCGTTACTGCTACAGGCCTCGGTGTGGGCTACGGGACGTATCTGTTCGGGCTTACATTCTCTTTCGGCGCGTTTGCGGCGGGCCTTGTGCTGAGCGAATCAGAGTACAGCCATCAGGCCTTGAGCGATATCATACCACTGAGGGATATCTTCGCTCTGATATTTTTCGTATCCGTCGGCATGCTGATCAACCCGAGAATCTTTATTAACAACTACAAAGAGATCATAATTGTTATCCTGCTTATCATATTAGGCAAAGGCCTGATATTCGGATCTGTTGTCAGCCTGTTCGGATATGGCAAAATCATTCCCATAGCGGTGGGATTGGGGCTCTTCCAGATAGGTGAGTTTGCATTCGTTCTTGCGGGTGTAGGACAGGATGCAGGTTTTTTGAGCGATGAGCATTATGACATAATACTGGCCGTGACCGTCGCTACAATGGTGCTTACCCCGTTCGTTTCAGGGCTGACGGCCCCGATTTACAAGCTTAAAAAGAAATATTTCAGGCATGAAGTTCTAAGGACGGTTAATATAGATGATGAGACATTGAAAGACCATGTAGTGATTGCCGGTGCGGGAAGGACCGGTACCTATGTCTCGCAGGTTCTCAAGGCGCTTGAAATTACTTTCGTGATTATTGAGATAGATTCAAGGCATTATGAGAACTTCAAGCAGTCAGGCATACAGATGGTCTTCGGCGATGCCAGCCAGTCAGTTGTACTTAAGGCGGCTGGTATTGAAAAAGCCAGGCTGCTTATTATCACCACACCGCACATGGCCGTAACGAGGATAGTGGCTGAACAGGCGAGAAGCCTTAACGCCGGCATACATATTGTCGCAAGGGCCGAGGGCATTGACGATATGAATCTGCTCTGCAGCCTCGGGGTAAACGAGATCATCCAGCCCGAACTCGAGGCAGGACTGGAAATTACTCGCCAGGCGCTCATCTCGCTGAGGGTCCCTCCTGCAAAGATAATGAAATACACTGATGAAGTGAGGAAAGGCCTTTATTCGCCTGTATGCTACGTCAATACTGACCACCAGACGCTGTTGCATCTCAAGAACGCAACAAACCATCTTGAACTGGAATGGATGGATATTCCCGAAAAGAGCATAATAAACGGAAAGAGCATTTCAGAGCTTAACGTCAGAAGCAGAACGGGTGTAACAATAGTGGGCATTGACCGGATGAATGAGGTAATCCCGAATCCGCCTGGCTATTTCATTTTCCTTCCGGGAGACAGGGTCGGCATCATGGGAGATAACGAACAGATTGAAAGATTCCGAAAAATGGCGGCTGAACAGGCGTAAAAAAACAGGGTCGGCATAAACATGGGGGGTTTGAGCCGTACCGTGGCGTATAAGAATCATATTCATTAGGGTTTACGATAATACAAGAAAAGGAGAAGTCGTTATGGTCAGCGCAATAGTTTTAATCAATACTGAACGGAACAGGATAAACGAGGTGGCCGAGAAACTGGCTCAGGTGGACGGGATCACCGAGGTGTATTCCGTTGCAGGCGAATATGATCTTGTGGCAATAGTCAGGGTCAGCGACAACCAGGCAATGGCCGACGTCGTTACAGGGAATATGTCAAAAGTGGAAGGTATCACAAAGACAAGGACATTGATAGCATTCACGGTACTTTCCAAACATGATCTCGAGAGAATGTTCTCGATCGGCGCATGATAAAAAAGAGAGAATTCTTCAAGACATCAAAAGAACGACAGGGAGGTTGGAGATGATGAAAAA includes:
- a CDS encoding InlB B-repeat-containing protein, with the translated sequence MKNASVSKIILSIAFLTIFTLSTSCGGGSSDVTAASESVKYTVTYAGNGNTGGNVPVDEAGYEQGASVMVLGNTNNLVKTGYTFIGWCLQANGSGTSYTPGQIFIMGAANVTLYAKWTANPTYTVTYSGNGNTSGSVPVDTTGYESGANVTVPGNTGNLSRTGYTFTGWNTQANGAGTSYTQGQIFTMGTSNVTLYAKWTANPTFTVTYSGNGNTSGIVPVDTTGYESGANVTVPGNTGNLSRTGYTFTGWNTQANGAGTSYTQGQIFTMGTLNVTLYAKWTANPTYTVTYAGNGNTSGSVPVDTTGYEQGTSVTILGNTGNLARTGYAFTGWNTLANGGGTLYTAGQILTMGTSNVTLYAVWTANPTNSNFIIDHTCTKLSSIPQDWIRSAKSSLHIAYQHTSHGSQIVTGMYSLPGFKGSLYSFNEGGTGGALDLRDEVIASGYDLGNPDRTAWASKTRDYLRNNPGINVIMWAWCGQVSTATVADINTYLSLMSQLEADFPGVKFVYMTGHTDGTGPSGNLAARNKQIRDYCIANNKILYDFADIESYDPDGNYYGNRYVTGGCNYDYNNDGTTSQSSDDPPLPTGSDRNWALDWQKSHTEGIEWYYCGSAHSQPLNANQKAYAAWWMFARLAGWNGE
- a CDS encoding cation:proton antiporter, with amino-acid sequence MGIASDIAIIIVAALIGGIISQKLKQPLILGYIFAGILVGPYTGGIKVSDVESIELLSEIGVALLLFALGLEFSFKELKPVRKVALFGTPLQMILTIAYGFGMAKIMGWDYVSSLWAGAVLSLSSTMVMLKTLMNRGLFGTLSSRVMIGMLIVQDLAVIPLMIILPQLSTASLDFSAIGLSILKALLFLGLMIVVGTKLIPKLMSWIVKWNSRELFLLSVTATGLGVGYGTYLFGLTFSFGAFAAGLVLSESEYSHQALSDIIPLRDIFALIFFVSVGMLINPRIFINNYKEIIIVILLIILGKGLIFGSVVSLFGYGKIIPIAVGLGLFQIGEFAFVLAGVGQDAGFLSDEHYDIILAVTVATMVLTPFVSGLTAPIYKLKKKYFRHEVLRTVNIDDETLKDHVVIAGAGRTGTYVSQVLKALEITFVIIEIDSRHYENFKQSGIQMVFGDASQSVVLKAAGIEKARLLIITTPHMAVTRIVAEQARSLNAGIHIVARAEGIDDMNLLCSLGVNEIIQPELEAGLEITRQALISLRVPPAKIMKYTDEVRKGLYSPVCYVNTDHQTLLHLKNATNHLELEWMDIPEKSIINGKSISELNVRSRTGVTIVGIDRMNEVIPNPPGYFIFLPGDRVGIMGDNEQIERFRKMAAEQA
- a CDS encoding Lrp/AsnC ligand binding domain-containing protein, with amino-acid sequence MVSAIVLINTERNRINEVAEKLAQVDGITEVYSVAGEYDLVAIVRVSDNQAMADVVTGNMSKVEGITKTRTLIAFTVLSKHDLERMFSIGA